The segment GACAACGTCCAGTTCGAATCCTCCCCGCAGGGTTCCTTCTACAAGGTCGACTCGATTGAAGCCCCTTGGAACACGAGCCGCGAAGAAGAAGGCGGAAACCTCGGTTACAAGACCCCCTTCAAGGGCGGTTACTTTCCGGTATCCCCGGTTGACCATCAGGCTGACCTCCGCGACGCCATGTGCCTCGCCCTGGACGAAGCAGGCCTCGAAGTCGAGCGCTCGCACCACGAAGTCGGCGCCGCAGGCCAGGCTGAGATCAACTACAAGTTCACCACGCTGGTGCACGCTGCCGACGACCTGCAGAAGTTCAAGTACGTCATCAAAAACACCGCGTGGGAGTACGGCAAGTCCGTAACCTTCATGCCGAAGCCGATTTTCGGTGACAACGGCTCGGGTATGCACTGCCACCAGTCGCTCTGGAGCAACGGCGACCCGCTGTTCTACGACGAGAAGGGCTACGCCGGCCTGTCCGACACTGCACGCTGGTACATCGGCGGCCTGCTGAAGCACTCCTCTGCTGTGCTCGCCTTCACCAACCCGACGGTCAACTCCTACCGTCGACTGGTCAAGGGCTTCGAAGCTCCGGTCAACATGGTCTACTCGCAGGGTAACCGCTCCGCCGGCATCCGCATCCCGATCACGGGCTCCAACCCTAAGGCCAAGCGCATCGAGTTCCGCGCTCCGGACGCCGCCTCCAACCCGTACCTGGCGTTCTCCGCCCAGCTCATGGCCGGTATCGACGGCATCCGCAACCGCATCGAGCCCCCGGCTCCGATCGACAAGGACCTGTACGAGCTGCCTGCCGAGGAAGCCAAGGACATCCCCAAGGCTCCGGGTTCCCTCGAGGAAGCACTCGAGGCCCTGCGCGAGGACAACGAGTTCCTGCAGGCTGGCGGCGTCTTCACCCAGGACCTGATCGACACCTGGATCGAGTACAAGTACGAGTACGAGATCCGTCCGCTGTCGCTGCGCCCGAACCCGTACGAGTTCGAGCTCTACTACGGCGTCTAGTAACCCCGCAAGAGGCAAATGAAGGGCCACAGTTCATTTTGTGAACTGTGGCCCTTTTCCTTTTAGCGTCCACAGACGCTAAAAGCGTCGACAGGCGCAAGCCCACAAAAAAGAACGGCTGTGTCCGTCAAGACACAGCCGTTCTCTTGTAAAGGCCCCGGATCGCCGGGGCGGGACCCCCAATTTTTCCTACACCCGCCGGCGCCCGCTAATCAACCTGAAGAGGAAGACGATAATCGCCAAGACGATCAGTATCGGGGCGATCCAGAGAAGGAATCCCAGGGCCTTGACAGTTCCGCCAATGATAAAGAAAAGGATCGCGATGACCGCGACGATTCCGAGGATGACATTCATGATGTACCTTCCGTTTCAGTCGTAAACATTCTGAAGATTGCCTTTATCGCTGTGCAAACCTCAGCAACCTTACTGTAAGTATGCTTATTATTCCAATCCGCGCTCACGGAAAGCCTGTCGCCGACGTGGACGCCGTGGTACGTTCAGCGTGATCAGGATGCTCAAGAGAGTCCTCATCCCTTCCGGCTCCTGACGCAACTTCTGAAAGCGGAGGCATACGATGACAACCTTGATGATCTTCCATGAGGTCGACGACGTTGAGCACTGGCTCAGCTCACCAAAACGGGAAGAAATCTTCGGACCCATGGGCATTACGGTTCGAACGTTCGCAGACCCGGCGAAAACCAACCGTGTCGGACTGATAGTCGAAGTCCCGGACATGGAAACGTTCCAGCGAATGATGGAGTCCGAAACTGCGGCCGAAGCGATGAAATTCGACGGCGTGCGCCCGGAAACAATCTTGACGCTCGTCGAGTCCTAGATACGCCCTAGTAGCCGAAACCCCGGTACATGGTCCATTGCGGACCGGCGGAACCACCCAAGTACCTGCCCGTCTGGAGAAAACCCGCGTTTACGTAAGCGGCCTTGGCGGCGGGATTGCGTTCGTTGACGGAGAGCACGACGCCGTCCTGCCCGCCACCCAGCCTCGCTGTCAGCTTCTGCGCTTCCCGGGCCGCAGCTACAGCCGACAAGGAGCCCAGGCCCCGCCCTTGGCGCGTCTGGTCGATCAGGAATCCACGCAGGAGCCAGGCGGAATCGTCGTCGGGCCATCCCGCCAAGGTCGCGGCGCCGGCCTGCAAGGTAAAGACTCCGACAGCGGCGCCGGCCGCTTCGATCACGTACGGCAGGCGGCTTTCGTCTTCGAGGCCCATAAGCATCATCTTGAACGGGTCCCCGACGAAGTCTTGCTGCCCTGCGGCCAATTCCATCGCCGCGACGTCGCCGAGCTTGATGGCGCGGGCATCGTCGTCGAGATCCTTCAAAGGAATGAGCCACACGGTTTCCAGCAT is part of the Arthrobacter ramosus genome and harbors:
- the glnA gene encoding type I glutamate--ammonia ligase, yielding MFKTADEVLKFIKDEDVKFVDIRFTDLPGVQQHFNVPAKSVDADFFVNGQLFDGSSIRGFQGIAESDMQLIPDVTTAFIDAFRIEKTLALNFSIVNPRTGDPYHRDPRGVAEKAEAYLASTGIADTAFFAPEAEFYVFDNVQFESSPQGSFYKVDSIEAPWNTSREEEGGNLGYKTPFKGGYFPVSPVDHQADLRDAMCLALDEAGLEVERSHHEVGAAGQAEINYKFTTLVHAADDLQKFKYVIKNTAWEYGKSVTFMPKPIFGDNGSGMHCHQSLWSNGDPLFYDEKGYAGLSDTARWYIGGLLKHSSAVLAFTNPTVNSYRRLVKGFEAPVNMVYSQGNRSAGIRIPITGSNPKAKRIEFRAPDAASNPYLAFSAQLMAGIDGIRNRIEPPAPIDKDLYELPAEEAKDIPKAPGSLEEALEALREDNEFLQAGGVFTQDLIDTWIEYKYEYEIRPLSLRPNPYEFELYYGV
- a CDS encoding DUF2207 domain-containing protein, whose amino-acid sequence is MNVILGIVAVIAILFFIIGGTVKALGFLLWIAPILIVLAIIVFLFRLISGRRRV
- a CDS encoding GNAT family N-acetyltransferase produces the protein MLETVWLIPLKDLDDDARAIKLGDVAAMELAAGQQDFVGDPFKMMLMGLEDESRLPYVIEAAGAAVGVFTLQAGAATLAGWPDDDSAWLLRGFLIDQTRQGRGLGSLSAVAAAREAQKLTARLGGGQDGVVLSVNERNPAAKAAYVNAGFLQTGRYLGGSAGPQWTMYRGFGY